Proteins encoded in a region of the Vicia villosa cultivar HV-30 ecotype Madison, WI linkage group LG5, Vvil1.0, whole genome shotgun sequence genome:
- the LOC131607357 gene encoding lipid transfer protein EARLI 1-like translates to MKSNNTIASIIILCINLIFASTLVSSTPNPKTPPTHPKTPPPPSKLPPSQMTPPPHLMTPPPMVPPSVQPSTPPPTMTIAPPCPTTPPPTTNPSAPPSNPMTTPPIVSPSTPPPSPTATPPMISPSTPPPRYLTPPPKITPTTSPTCQIGRLSVCANVLNVVNVGIGRDTKPCCNLINGLIDLEASICLCAALKANILGIIIIDLNIPLQLILNRCGRQMPTNFKCSR, encoded by the coding sequence ATGAAATCAAACAATACTATTGCGTCCATTATAATTCTCTGCATTAATCTTATTTTTGCTTCAACCCTTGTCTCTTCCACTCCAAATCCTAAGACACCACCAACTCATCCCAAAACACCACCTCCTCCATCAAAACTCCCACCAAGTCAAATGACACCACCACCCCATCTCATGACACCACCACCTATGGTACCTCCTTCCGTGCAACCTTCTACACCCCCACCAACTATGACGATCGCACCACCTTGTCCTACTACACCACCACCTACAACAAATCCATCCGCACCCCCTTCAAATCCTATGACAACACCTCCCATAGTCTCTCCTTCCACACCACCGCCAAGTCCTACGGCAACACCCCCTATGATCTCTCCTTCCACACCACCACCAAGATATTTGACACCCCCGCCTAAGATAACTCCTACGACGTCACCTACTTGTCAAATAGGAAGATTGAGTGTTTGTGCCAATGTGTTGAATGTTGTGAACGTAGGGATTGGACGAGATACTAAGCCTTGTTGCAACCTCATCAATGGTCTTATTGATCTCGAAGCCTCTATATGTCTATGCGCTGCACTTAAGGCTAATATCTTGGGAATCATCATTATTGATCTTAACATTCCCTTGCAATTAATCTTGAACCGATGTGGGCGTCAAATGCCTACAAATTTCAAATGCAGCCGTTAA